In Astatotilapia calliptera chromosome 20, fAstCal1.2, whole genome shotgun sequence, one genomic interval encodes:
- the LOC113013097 gene encoding keratin, type II cytoskeletal 8-like, whose protein sequence is MSSTRMSTKVVRSSYSGGGQAGGGGSFRMGGGGGGGGRQSFSSRSVNLGGPMIMSSSTSMLRSGMASGGGGGGGGGGFSSYSFASGGGSGLSLGGGGFGAGGFGGGGGGGGGFGAGGFGGGGPGGFGSVPLITQVQVNQSLLAPYNLEIDPNIQTVRTQEKEQIKTLNNRFASFIDKVRFLEQQNKMLETKWSLLQEQTTTRSNIDAMFEAYIANLRRQLDGLGNEKMKLESELKNMQGLVEDFKNKYEDEINKRAGVENEFVLLKKDVDGAYMNKIELEAKVDALQDEINFLRAIYEAELAELQGQIKDTSVIVEMDNSRSLDMDSIVAEVKAQYEDIANNSRAEAEKWYQSKFQEMQANANQAGDDLRNTKSEIAELNRMISRLQNEIEAVKGQRANLEAQIAEAEERGELAVKDAKARIKDLEEALQRAKQDMARQVREYQELMNVKLALDIEIATYRKLLEGEESRIASGGGNATVHVQSTSTSFGGGRSGGGGGGGGGFGGGFGGGFGGGMGGGGGGGFGGGMGGGGGGMGYGGGISVGGFGSGSTSSISKTRVSSSYSSRR, encoded by the exons ATGTCGTCGACCAGAATGTCCACAAAAGTTGTGCGGAGCAGCTATAGTGGAGGTGGACaagctggtggtggtggtagtttCCGtatgggaggaggaggaggaggaggaggaagacaaagTTTTTCCTCAAGATCTGTCAATCTAGGGGGGCCAATGATAATGTCATCATCAACCTCAATGCTCAGATCAGGCATGGCtagcggtggtggtggtggtggtggtggtggtggtttcAGTAGTTATTCTTTTGCCTCTGGTGGTGGCAGTGGTCTTAGTTTGGGTGGTGGTGGTTTTGGTGCGGGCGGTttcggtggtggtggtggcggcGGCGGCGGTTTCGGTGCAGGCGGTTTCGGTGGTGGTGGTCCAGGAGGTTTTGGATCAGTGCCTCTGATCACACAAGTCCAAGTAAACCAGAGCTTGCTGGCCCCCTATAACCTTGAGATCGACCCCAACATCCAAACTGTCCGCACCCAGGAGAAAGAGCAAATCAAGACTCTCAACAACCGCTTTGCTTCCTTCATTGACAAG GTCCGCTTCCTGgagcagcaaaacaaaatgctgGAGACCAAGTGGAGCCTGCTGCAGGAGCAGACCACCACCCGCTCCAACATCGATGCCATGTTTGAAGCTTACATTGCCAACCTGCGCAGACAGCTGGACGGGCTGGGCAATGAGAAGATGAAGCTGGAGTCTGAGCTGAAAAACATGCAGGGACTGGTGGAGGACTTCAAGAACAA ATATGAAGATGAAATCAACAAGCGTGCTGGAGTCGAAAACGAATTTGTGCTCCTTAAGAAG GATGTAGATGGAGCCTACATGAACAAAATTGAGTTGGAGGCCAAGGTTGACGCTCTTCAGGATGAAATTAACTTCCTCAGAGCTATCTATGAAgct GAGCTTGCTGAGCTTCAGGGACAGATCAAGGACACTTCTGTCATTGTGGAGATGGACAACAGCCGCAGTCTGGATATGGACTCCATTGTGGCTGAAGTCAAGGCACAGTACGAGGACATCGCCAACAACAGCCGAGCGGAAGCTGAGAAATGGTACCAGTCCAAG TTCCAGGAGATGCAGGCCAATGCAAACCAGGCAGGGGATGACCTTCGTAACACAAAGAGTGAGATTGCTGAGCTCAACCGCATGATTAGCCGCCTTCAGAATGAGATTGAGGCAGTCAAGGGACAG CGTGCCAACCTGGAGGCCCAGATTGCTGAGGCAGAGGAGCGTGGCGAGCTGGCTGTGAAGGACGCCAAGGCCCGCATCAAGGACCTGGAAGAGGCCCTGCAGAGAGCCAAGCAGGACATGGCCCGCCAAGTCCGCGAGTACCAAGAGCTCATGAACGTCAAGCTGGCTCTGGACATTGAGATCGCCACCTACAGGAAACTGCTGGAAGGAGAGGAATCAag GATTGCCTCTGGTGGTGGAAACGCAACCGTCCATGTGCAGTCCACAAGCACCAGCTTCG GTGGTGGAAGAAGTGGTGGCGGCGGAGGCGGTGGCGGCGGCTTCGGCGGCGGCTTCGGCGGAGGCTTTGGTGGCGGCATGGGCGGCGGAGGCGGCGGTGGCTTCGGTGGCGGAAtgggcggcggcggcggcggcatGGGCTACGGTGGCGGTATTTCCGTGGGCGGCTTTGGCAGTGGCAGCACCTCTAGCATCTCAAAAACAAGAGTCAGCTCATCCTATTCCAGCCGCCGTTAA
- the LOC113013098 gene encoding mitogen-activated protein kinase 14A has product MESPVKDSPVRPGFHRMEIQKTTWDVPHRYANLQAIGSGAYGTVCSAIDQKTKEKVAIKKLYRPFQSLIHATRAYRELRLLRHIQHDNVICLLNVFTPDPTLEKFQTFYMVMPFVAQDLGHIMKTKRLSNRIVTYLFYQLLRGLKYIHSAGIIHRDLKPGNLAVNENCELKILDFGLARHTESEMTGYVVTRWYRAPEVIFNWMHYSQTVDVWSAACILAEMITGQVLFRGQDSIDQLKKILRLTGTPDSSLVQKMQSKDAQSYVRGLPPQKKKNFKEAFPGLDDDVIDLLEGMLLLDPEARLTAKQGLSHPYVAEYHDPDCEPDSQPYDDSFESLELAIGEWKSLIHMEIMTFDPDHPSMTAM; this is encoded by the exons ATGGAGTCTCCAGTGAAGGATTCCCCGGTGAGACCGGGTTTCCACAGAATGGAGATCCAGAAAACGACGTGGGACGTCCCGCATAGATACGCGAACCTGCAGGCCATCGGCTCCGGAGCTTACGGGACAGTGTG CTCTGCCATCGACCAGAAGACCAAGGAGAAGGTGGCCATCAAGAAGCTCTACCGGCCTTTTCAGTCCCTCATCCACGCCACGCGGGCCTACAGAGAGCTCAGGCTGCTCCGCCACATACAGCATGACAAT GTGATCTGCCTTCTTAATGTCTTCACACCTGACCCCACACTGGAGAAATTCCAAACATT TTATATGGTAATGCCCTTCGTAGCCCAGGATCTGGGCCACATTATGAAGACCAAGAGATTAAGCAATCGCATCGTCACATACCTGTTCTACCAGCTTCTAAGAGGCTTGAAG TACATTCACTCTGCAGGGATCATTCATCGG GATCTGAAGCCTGGTAATCTCGCTGTGAATGAGAACTGTGAATTAAAG ATTCTGGATTTTGGCCTGGCAAGACATACAGAGAGTGAAATGACTGGTTACGTTGTAACACGGTGGTACAGAGCACCAGAGGTCATATTTAACTGGATGCACTACAGCCAGACAG TGGATGTCTGGTCAGCTGCCTGTATACTGGCTGAAATGATCACTGGCCAGGTGCTTTTCCGAGGACAGGACA GTATCGATCAGCTGAAGAAGATCCTCCGTCTAACAGGGACTCCAGACTCCTCCCTGGTGCAGAAGATGCAGAGTAAAGAT GCACAATCATATGTGCGAGGTCTCCctccacaaaagaagaaaaacttcaaGGAAGCTTTTCCAGGCTTGGATGACGATG TTATAGACCTGTTGGAGGGGATGTTGCTGCTGGATCCTGAGGCCAGGCTGACAGCTAAGCAGGGATTGTCCCACCCTTACGTGGCTGAATATCACGACCCAGACTGCGAACCAGACTCTCAGCCCTATGATGACTCCTTCGAGAGCCTGGAGCTCGCTATTGGCGAGTGGAAGA GTCTGATCCACATGGAGAtcatgacctttgaccctgacCACCCTAGTATGACAGCCATGTAG